A genomic region of Oncorhynchus mykiss isolate Arlee chromosome 2, USDA_OmykA_1.1, whole genome shotgun sequence contains the following coding sequences:
- the LOC118942030 gene encoding phosphatidylinositol phosphatase PTPRQ-like, which produces MLWQPPTQPNGILLHYTLYYSDNTTVTEQHIPVSELDPVSPGEDLSYRLSGLRGGQNYSLWLTSSTLQGDGGVHTDPLNLLTPEDATGPPAHPACPALPSPAGLTALGSDTHTPPSLLHPSIHITSLSICLHLHFSYSLHPCFPRCAHAQFALSIWSDSVTGA; this is translated from the exons ATGCTCTGGCAACCTCCCACTCAGCCAAATGGAATACTCCTGCACTACACTCTGTACTACTCAGACAATACCACTGTCACAGAACAG CATATCCCAGTGTCAGAGCTGGACCCTGTCTCCCCGGGGGAGGACCTGTCCTACCGTTTGTCTGGCCTGAGAGGAGGACAGAACTACAGCCTCTGGCTGACCTCCAGCACCCTGCAGGGGGATGGGGGGGTCCATACTGATCCCTTAAACCTACTCACCCCAGAGGATG CCACCGGACCTCCAGCCCACCCTGCCTGTCCTGCCCTGCCAAGCCCAGCAGGGCTCACTGCCCTGGGCTCAGACACCCACACAccgccctctctcctccacccatccatccacatTACCAGCCTCTCAATCTGCCTTCATCTCCACTTCTCTtattctctccatccctgtttccCGAGGTGTGCACATGCTCAGTTTGCTCTCTCAATATGGTCAGACTCAGTGACCGGAGCTTAG